In Microcoleus sp. FACHB-672, the genomic stretch AATTTTTAATTCTTTTTAAATCGAGTAGGAGAACGGAAAAGATTTCGCCTCCTTGGGTTTGACATAAACTCGCTGTTGCGGTTTTAGCTGTAGTTCGTCAAATTGTTCGCGGGTGAGATGGGCGATGACGACTTGGCCGTCCTCTAGGGCTAATTCTGCCTGAATTTCCCAGCCTAAATGAGTCAGGCGGTTAATTCTCGCCGGCGCGGTGTCGCCGTTAGGTGCGGTATGCACCAATACGTCGTGGGGACGCAGGAATATATTGGGTTGAGGCGATTCAATCCCACTGTTTTGAAACAGTCTGGAAGAGCTTGACAGAACATTCACCGGCCCGATAAAGCTCATGACAAAGGCAGTGGCTGGGTTATCATAAATTTCTGCCGGCGTGCCGACTTGCTCAATCCGACCTTTATTGGTCACAACAATTTCATCGGCCACCTCCATTGCTTCTTCTTGGTCGTGGGTGACAAAAACAGTTGTAACGTGAACTTCATCGTGAAGCCGGCGCAGCCAAGCTCGCAAGTCTTTGCGAACTTTAGCGTCTAACGCACCAAACGGTTCATCTAGTAATAAAACTTTCGGTTGCACTGCCAGCGCCCTCGCTAAGGCAACTCGTTGTCGCTGACCTCCAGAAAGTTGGGAAGGATAGCGATCTCCCAAACCTTTTAATTGAATCAGTTCGAGCAGTTCTTCGACTCGCGTTTTCACTTTGGCTTTGGCTATTTTTTGGATTTCTAAACCAAAGGCAATATTCTGTCGCACCGTGAGGTGTTTAAACAGTGCATAGTGCTGGAATACAAACCCAATGTTACGTTCTTGAACGCTTTGATGGGTGGCATCGGTGCCGGTGAGCCAAATTTTACCGGAATCGGGGCTTTCTAAACCGGCAATCAACCGCAGCAGCGTTGATTTTCCAGATCCCGATGGCCCTAGTAAGGCGACCAACGAGCCGGTTTTTATTTCTAAACTGACTTGGTTAACAGCTTGAAAGCTACCAAACTGTTTGGATACGTTTTCAACGACAATGCCCACTTGTTACCACCTTTGAATACGAGAAGTTGGATACGAAACGTGTAAAGTTTTCAATGCGGTCAGTTGCTAATATGCGAGATCGCTCTTAGTTTCTCCTTTGTCCGGGCGGGCGCGGGCGCATTTTCCGCACAGACAGGCGGATCGCTTTGAGTGTGGGCACTTAAATCTAATATCCAAAGAATGGCCCGAATCGCAATACTACGGTTTAACCATGTACTTACTGTAGATTTATATCATAAACGGACTGATCAGAGTAAAAAGACTATAACAACTCACCGGGTTAGCCGCGAGATATGAAGCTTTGTTGCCGGTGTTTGTTAAGCAGTGTTTCAAGTTGGCACAATTCTGGGGCAAGGTGGGTAATCGAAC encodes the following:
- a CDS encoding sulfate/molybdate ABC transporter ATP-binding protein; the protein is MGIVVENVSKQFGSFQAVNQVSLEIKTGSLVALLGPSGSGKSTLLRLIAGLESPDSGKIWLTGTDATHQSVQERNIGFVFQHYALFKHLTVRQNIAFGLEIQKIAKAKVKTRVEELLELIQLKGLGDRYPSQLSGGQRQRVALARALAVQPKVLLLDEPFGALDAKVRKDLRAWLRRLHDEVHVTTVFVTHDQEEAMEVADEIVVTNKGRIEQVGTPAEIYDNPATAFVMSFIGPVNVLSSSSRLFQNSGIESPQPNIFLRPHDVLVHTAPNGDTAPARINRLTHLGWEIQAELALEDGQVVIAHLTREQFDELQLKPQQRVYVKPKEAKSFPFSYSI